Genomic DNA from Theropithecus gelada isolate Dixy unplaced genomic scaffold, Tgel_1.0 HiC_scaffold_8301, whole genome shotgun sequence:
TAGTACTACAAAATTGTGTATATGAATGTTACTATTTTGGTCATAGCCATGCAGGTGGTAGTTGTGTTTTCAGTAGTAGcccatttactttcaaataattcagtcatggcacaaaaacaaaaacaaaacaaaacaaaaatgcattttcccTAGTATTGGTAGCAGTGCAAGTCGAAGACCTATGAATGAGTAGAAAGTTATTAAACCAACCAATAGTAATgtgcttgtcattttttttacagaaatcatATGGTACAGAGACTGTGTGAAAGCAAAGAAGGTAGTCAATGTGGACAAGTTGTCAGCCACATTCCAAATCTTGATCTGAATGAGAACATTTCTactggattaaaacaatgtgaatgcaGTATTTATGGAAAAGTCTTTGTACATCATTCCCTCCTTAATAGGCACATCCTAGCTCACTTAGGATACAAACCATATGGAGAGAAGCAATATAAATGTGAACAATGTGGGAAACTCTTTGTTTCTGTTCCAGGTGTTGGAAGACACAGGATAATGCACAGTGGAAATCCAGCTTATAAATGTACGATATGTGggaaagcttttcattttctcaattcagttgaaagacatcagagaactcacacaggagaaaaaccctataaatgtaaacaatgtggtaaAGCGTTCACTGTTTCCGGTTCTTGTCTAATACATGGACGAACTCACAatggagagaaaccctacgaatgtaaggaatgtgggaaaacactcagattttcttgttttaagatgcatgaaaggactcacactggagagagatGTACCAAATGTGATAAAGCCTTCAGCTGTTCCACTTCCCTTCATGACCATGGAagcattcatactggagagagaccctatgaatgtaaacaatgtggcaaagcctttagtcgtttgagttccctttgtaaccatagaagtactcatactggagagaaaccctatgaatgtaaacaatgtgacCAAGCCTTCAGTCGCCT
This window encodes:
- the LOC112618033 gene encoding zinc finger protein 669-like, which encodes MVQRLCESKEGSQCGQVVSHIPNLDLNENISTGLKQCECSIYGKVFVHHSLLNRHILAHLGYKPYGEKQYKCEQCGKLFVSVPGVGRHRIMHSGNPAYKCTICGKAFHFLNSVERHQRTHTGEKPYKCKQCGKAFTVSGSCLIHGRTHNGEKPYECKECGKTLRFSCFKMHERTHTGERCTKCDKAFSCSTSLHDHGSIHTGERPYECKQCGKAFSRLSSLCNHRSTHTGEKPYECKQCDQAFSRLSSLHLHERIHTGEKPYECKRCGKAYTRSSYLMRH